The proteins below are encoded in one region of Aeromonas veronii:
- the galE gene encoding UDP-glucose 4-epimerase GalE, producing the protein MKVLVTGGCGYIGSHTCLALQAAGMEPVVVDNLCNSKQAVLARIAAISGQAPLFYEGDIRDEALLTRIFAEQEITAVIHFAALKAVGESTRIPLAYYQNNLAGTLCLLQAMKQAGVHNLVFSSSATVYGDPASTPIREAFPRSATNPYGRSKLIIEEILEDLQAAEPQWSMTLLRYFNPVGAHESGTMGEDPQGVPNNLMPFLTQVAIGRREHLSIFGNDYNTPDGTGVRDYIHVMDLAEGHVKALHHCAGRGGVHTYNLGTGQGQSVLQMVAAFEAASGRPLPYRIEPRRPGDIAECWADPAKAERELGWRASRDLAAMCADSWRWQSANPNGYEE; encoded by the coding sequence ATAAAAGTGTTGGTCACCGGCGGTTGCGGCTATATCGGCAGCCACACCTGTCTCGCCTTGCAGGCCGCCGGCATGGAGCCGGTGGTGGTGGACAACCTCTGCAACAGCAAGCAAGCCGTCTTGGCCAGGATCGCCGCCATCAGCGGCCAGGCGCCCTTGTTTTACGAGGGAGACATCCGCGACGAGGCCCTGCTGACCCGCATCTTCGCCGAGCAGGAGATAACCGCCGTCATCCACTTCGCCGCCCTCAAGGCCGTCGGCGAGTCCACCCGCATTCCCCTCGCCTACTACCAGAACAACCTCGCCGGCACCCTCTGCCTGCTGCAGGCCATGAAGCAGGCCGGCGTCCACAATCTGGTGTTCAGCTCGTCCGCCACCGTCTACGGCGATCCGGCCAGCACTCCCATCCGGGAAGCCTTCCCCCGCAGCGCCACCAATCCCTACGGGCGATCCAAGCTGATCATCGAGGAGATCCTCGAGGATCTGCAGGCCGCCGAACCCCAGTGGAGCATGACGCTGCTGCGTTACTTCAATCCGGTCGGCGCCCATGAATCCGGCACCATGGGGGAAGATCCCCAGGGCGTACCGAACAATCTGATGCCCTTCCTGACCCAGGTCGCCATCGGTCGCCGCGAGCACCTCTCCATCTTTGGAAACGATTACAACACCCCGGACGGCACTGGGGTACGCGACTACATCCACGTGATGGATCTCGCCGAGGGACACGTCAAGGCGCTGCATCACTGTGCGGGTCGGGGTGGCGTCCATACCTACAATCTGGGGACCGGCCAGGGGCAGAGCGTGTTGCAGATGGTGGCGGCCTTCGAGGCAGCCAGCGGTCGTCCCCTGCCTTATCGCATCGAGCCAAGACGCCCGGGGGATATCGCCGAATGCTGGGCCGATCCGGCCAAGGCCGAGCGCGAGCTGGGCTGGCGTGCCAGCCGGGATCTCGCGGCCATGTGTGCCGACA